The region CACCGATCAGCATGATCAGCCAGAAATTGTGCGTGTTGTCCTTCGTCGCGTTCAATGCGGCGTCGATGGCTCCGGCGGAGAACCCGAAGCCGAGGCGTCCGTCGAGGAACGCGACCAGGGCCATCGAGACGCCGGTGAGCAGCGCGTGCACCGCGAACAGCACCGGCGCCACGAAGATGAACGCGAACTCGATCGGCTCGGTGATGCCGGTGACGAAGGAGATCAGCGCAGAGGAGATCATGATGCCGCCGACGGTGGCGCGGCGGTGCGGCGGGGCGGCCCGCCACATCGCGATGGCGGCGGCCGGCAGACCGAACATCATGATTGGGAAGAAGCCCGCCATGAACGCGCCGGCGCCGTCCTGCCCGGCGAAGTAGCAGTTCAGGTCCCCCCCGGTGTGGAGGGTGTCGCATGGCGGCACCTGGAACCAGACGATCGAGTTGACGAAGTGGTGCAGGCCGAAGGGGATGAGGCCCCGGTTCACGATCCCGTAGATGCCCGCGCCGAGCGTCGAGTGGCGGGCCAGCCAGTCGCCGAAGTTGGTCAGCCCCTCACCGATCGGCGACCAGATCAGGCCGAAGACGACGCCGAGGACGAGCCCGGCCAGCGCCGTGAGGATCGGCACGAAGCGCCGGCCGCCGAAGAAGGCCAGGTAGGCGGGCAGCTTCGTCCGGTAGTACCGCTGCCACAGGACGGCCGCGACGAGGCCCATGAGGATGCCGCCGAGCACTCCGGTCGGGTTGGCCGACGCCAGGTTGAGCGCCTCGGCCGGCTTGCCGTCCGCCCCCAGGACGGACTGCGCCACCTTCTTGTGTACGGCCGCGTCCGCGGCGGCGTCGAAGAACATCAGGTGGGTGACCCGGTCCCAGACGAGGTAGCCGACCACGGCCGCCAGGGCGGTCGAGCCGTCGGACCGCCGGGCGAAGCCGACCGCGACGCCCACCGCGAACAGCAGCGGCAGCGCGTCGAACAGGGCGCCGCCCGCGCCGCCGACGACCTGCGCGATCTTGTCCAGGGTCGCGTTGTCCGTACGGCCGAGCAGGTCGTCCTGGCCGATCCGGAGGAGGAGCGCCGCGGCGGGCAGCGCCGCGATCGGAAGCATCAGGGAGCGGCCGATCCGGGACAGCGCGGTCAGCAGCGCGTTCTGGCCCGAGGGTGCGGCCGGCAGGCCCGCGTCGGCGGAGGTGGAACTCATCGGCTTGTTCCTCCAGGATGGGGGTTGCTAGAGGCGTCTGGCAGGCGCTCCGAGGAGCGTCCGGAGTTGGTAGCGGTCGGCCCGGTAGGTCGAGACGCCGAGTTCGGCGCAGACCCCGCCGGCGAAGGACCGGCGCTGCAGCAGCAGCACGGCCCCGCCCCGGGGCAGTTTGAGCAGGTCGGCGTCGCTCGGATCGGCGACGCCGCCGTCGATGGTCAGCTCCCCGGCGTCCATCACGAGCGCGTAGCGCGACTCGAGCAGGGCGTAGAGGGATCGTCCCGTCAGGTCGAACTCATCGAGGCCGGGCGCGAGCTTGACCGGGATGTGGGCCCGTTCGATGCTCAGCGGTTCCCCGTCCGCCGTGCGCAGCCGCTCGATGAAGTGGACGGCGTCGCCCGGCTGGATGCCGAGCTGCCGCGCGAGGTGGGCACTGGCCCGGACCACCCGCCGGTCCAGGTCGCGGGAGCCCGGCTCCATGCCGCGCGCCCGCATGTCGTCGGTGAAGGAGGTGAGCTGGAGGGCCAGCTCGATCTTCGGCCGGGCCACGAACGTGCCCTTGCCCGGCACCCGGTGCAGCCGCCCCTCGGACACCAGGTGGTCGACGGCCTGCCGTACCGTCATACGAGACAGGTCGAAGCGCTGGCTCAAGTCGCGTTCGGAGGGGATCGCCGCGCCGATCGGCAGCTCGTTGTTCTCGATGAGATCGAGCAGGATCTCCCGTAGCTGGAAATACTTCGGCACCGGGCTGTCCGGATCGATCTGGGCCACTGATCCCCCCTTCTCGCTCCGGATCGTGTGGATAAGTTAAGGTTCTTACTGGTCTAGTCCGGACTAGACCACAGCCGGGAAATATGTGTCAATGTATGGGCCGGCGACGGATCCATAACAGACAAATCTCGTCAAGCGGGGGATGATCACTCATGACGACCAGAATGCGCGGTGAGATCGCCGAGCAGCCCGCGGCGATCCGGGCGACGCTGGACGCCCTGCTCCCGCGGACCGGCGAGGTCGAGGCCGTCGCCCGCGGCACCCGGCACCTGCTGTTCGTCGCCCGGGGGACGTCGGACAACGCGGCGGTCTACGGCCGCTACCTGATCGAGGCGCGGGCCGGCCGGATGGCCGCGATGGGCGCCCCCTCGATCGCCACCACCTACCGCCGCAGACTCGACCTCGACGGCGTGCTGGCCGTGGGCCTGTCCCAGTCGGGCCGTACGGAGGAGATCGTCGAGACCCTCCAGTGGGCGAAGGACTGCGGCGCGCGGACCGTCGCCGTCACCAACGGCGGCGAGGAATCGCCGCTGGCCCAGGCGGCCGACCTCGCGCTGTGCACGCTCGCCGGCGAGGAGAAGGCCGTCCCGGCCACGAAGACCTACACGACCCAGCTCGCCGCGCTGGCCGTGCTCGCCATCGGCCTCGGCGCCGACGTCGACCCCGACGACCTGCGCCTGGTGCCGGACGCCGTGGAGAAGCTCGTCTCCGACCCCGGCGACCTCGACGCGGTGGTCGAGGGCCTGGCCGACAAGCCCGGCGTCGTCGTCTCCGGCCGCGGCCTGGCGTTCTCGACCGCGCTGGAGCTCGCGCTCAAGCTCAAGGAGGCGTGCTACCTGCACGCGATGGGCCTCTCGTACGCCGACCTGCTGCACGGCCCGATCGCGGTCGTGGACGCCGACACCCCGGCGATCCTGGTCGCGTCCGGGCAGGGCCCCACCCTCGCGGGCACCGTCGCGCTGGCCGAGCGGGTCACCGGCGCGGGCGCCGCCGCGTACGGCGTCGGGGGCGGCGAGCGGCTCGCCGCGGCCTCGACCGCCGCGCTGAACGGTCCGGACCTGCCCGAGTGGGTGGCGCCGTTGGGACTCATCGTCCCGGGGCAGTTGCTCACCGAGGCGCTCGCGCGCAGGCTCGGTATCGACCCCGATTCCCCCCGCGGTCTGAAGAAGGTCACCCAGACCGACTGAACGACGGGCCGATCGAACACAGGAGGACCCCCATGGCTGCAGACGCCGAGGCGATCATCGCCGGGCTCGGTGGCGCCGACAACATCATCGAGGTGGAGCCGTGCATCACGCGGCTGCGCACCGAGGTGCACGACACGTCGAAGGTGAACCAGGCCGCGCTCAAGGCGGCCGGCGCCCACGGAGTGATGGCCGCGGGCAACGTCGTCCAGGTCGTGGTGGGCCCCGAGGCCGACACCATCGCCAGCGACATCGAGGACATCATCGGCTAGACCGGCAGGTCACGACGGGTCCGCCGGTCCCTCGCCCGTCCCTCACGGGCTTCCGGCGGCCCCCGGCGTGACGCCTGCCCGGATCACCAGGGAGGCCCTTCATTGACGACTGTTCTCGCCCCTGTCGCGGGGGCGGCCATCGGGCTGTCCGCCGTGCCCGATCCGGTGTTCTCCCAGGCGATGGTCGGCCCCGGCGCCGCGATCGATCCCCGCAGGGAGCCCGTCGAGGC is a window of Microbispora sp. NBC_01189 DNA encoding:
- a CDS encoding PTS glucose/sucrose transporter subunit IIB, with the translated sequence MAADAEAIIAGLGGADNIIEVEPCITRLRTEVHDTSKVNQAALKAAGAHGVMAAGNVVQVVVGPEADTIASDIEDIIG
- a CDS encoding PTS transporter subunit EIIC, whose translation is MSSTSADAGLPAAPSGQNALLTALSRIGRSLMLPIAALPAAALLLRIGQDDLLGRTDNATLDKIAQVVGGAGGALFDALPLLFAVGVAVGFARRSDGSTALAAVVGYLVWDRVTHLMFFDAAADAAVHKKVAQSVLGADGKPAEALNLASANPTGVLGGILMGLVAAVLWQRYYRTKLPAYLAFFGGRRFVPILTALAGLVLGVVFGLIWSPIGEGLTNFGDWLARHSTLGAGIYGIVNRGLIPFGLHHFVNSIVWFQVPPCDTLHTGGDLNCYFAGQDGAGAFMAGFFPIMMFGLPAAAIAMWRAAPPHRRATVGGIMISSALISFVTGITEPIEFAFIFVAPVLFAVHALLTGVSMALVAFLDGRLGFGFSAGAIDAALNATKDNTHNFWLIMLIGVVYFVLYYVIFSFLIKKLNIMTPGREPEPDVDSGESAETARARA
- a CDS encoding SIS domain-containing protein, which gives rise to MTTRMRGEIAEQPAAIRATLDALLPRTGEVEAVARGTRHLLFVARGTSDNAAVYGRYLIEARAGRMAAMGAPSIATTYRRRLDLDGVLAVGLSQSGRTEEIVETLQWAKDCGARTVAVTNGGEESPLAQAADLALCTLAGEEKAVPATKTYTTQLAALAVLAIGLGADVDPDDLRLVPDAVEKLVSDPGDLDAVVEGLADKPGVVVSGRGLAFSTALELALKLKEACYLHAMGLSYADLLHGPIAVVDADTPAILVASGQGPTLAGTVALAERVTGAGAAAYGVGGGERLAAASTAALNGPDLPEWVAPLGLIVPGQLLTEALARRLGIDPDSPRGLKKVTQTD
- a CDS encoding GntR family transcriptional regulator yields the protein MAQIDPDSPVPKYFQLREILLDLIENNELPIGAAIPSERDLSQRFDLSRMTVRQAVDHLVSEGRLHRVPGKGTFVARPKIELALQLTSFTDDMRARGMEPGSRDLDRRVVRASAHLARQLGIQPGDAVHFIERLRTADGEPLSIERAHIPVKLAPGLDEFDLTGRSLYALLESRYALVMDAGELTIDGGVADPSDADLLKLPRGGAVLLLQRRSFAGGVCAELGVSTYRADRYQLRTLLGAPARRL